A section of the Platichthys flesus chromosome 22, fPlaFle2.1, whole genome shotgun sequence genome encodes:
- the tns1a gene encoding tensin-1 isoform X1 — translation MARLNWCLAAVISWGKFLFACFFPLRGAKRDKPDELEGVHTHTFKLKPFKKAKSCDICKQAITKEGLICKACRLSCHRKCEVKVTTSCQTTTNYEVPPTPQLQLKHVDTPGSTRSCKSVEIRRKQSRSQSVVPAMEDSYEVDLVYITERIISVSFPAAAEELSYTNHLKEVATMLRSKHGEHYLMLNLSERRNDLTNLHHKVLEFGWPDHHAPALDKICSMCKAIDTWLNGDPRNVVVLHNKGNRGRTGVVVAAYMHYSNISASADQALDRFAMRRFYEDKALPVGQPSQKRYVRYFNGLLSGHIKINNKPLFLHHVIMHGIPNFESKGGCRPFLKIYQAMQPVYTSGIYNVQGDSNTSICITIEPGLLLKGDILLKCYHKRYRNATRDVVFRVQFHTCAIHDLGVVFGKSELDETFKGNGSADERFPEYGKVEFVFSYGPEKIKGKGLCHLENGPSVSVDYNTQDSLIRWDSYENFNQRWEDPADSELDVVHTQGPLDGSLYARVRKKDSLEGVVTINGLPVLENPLTNAKSLLQSASHPLQTAEPTLPVAGHASLPAVDHTLSVSSDSGNSTASVKTDRTDEHSQSVPSAANHSNPTAAHPPLSPQEKRELDQLLSGLEAPAHLRQAYLSTSTSPGGGVRHLVPAQVHVNGGHTRLAGVRPTEERETDILDDEVPNSQEGNSVDSLGTISSLEGQGTPADLYYQSQTPVSGQNDGPYLERGVLGEKLSEMPVHGVRTPTALQERTVDAASPQGGYSGFQNGGGMYRSQSFGNPPAGSPDACPTPMPRAPERSTSSREAVQRGLNTWHQYSLPDDPFGPPLQATHSLPHFPASQRDIEQSIEALNMLMLDLDPINSHMSKSHSAPPGENSLNSSQAPFSQTLARPSYQADSAIHGYSSSGSVNNAFHQPLRSTGRVSNQSPVMESPVYSPQRPNASFQHQNTTPTHTPEPYLHPRQAPHHFPTDFSQQAPLKPVSSHQGSLVSHSPDLQGSSPYTGYSASSSPVPAVTPQQDAEEETLNLEGLVAHRIAEYNARIRGLCDSISPESDRHRSYSFSGVRSRGMTPEVTQETGRRRTTSEGQYQSSHESTPPVHSPDFANNLSLNPGGRPREGLMHSYREAFEDHKPDGFAFGGGGENSPQTPGFPVSPQTPYFNMSRSPAGLTKTPLSTLGLKPHHQVGSDSDSNDGEHDHPSFEDSRQFGAGFCSSSPVHGADGRRFGSSDSPAHSHPYRPASPEGCQVDIMGVHTVPGSPNTLHRTVATNTPPSPALQRRLGQASPSLGRHPPASGIPSSPLIGRKTAGAGVPPSPLMGRRTAASGHSTPDELGAASRQGSAPPPSTPAFPVSPQLPEKRHMSSGDAERMDNNNMTPTPASGGSTPNLTGPRTVPDLPKSIYDDCPDIKMNVKFVQDTSRFWYKPDISREQAINLLKDREPGAFIIRDSHSFRGAYGLAMKVACPPPTAQQTKKVGDLTTELVRHFLIETSPKGVRLKGCPNEPYFGCLSALVYQHSMTPLALPCKLMIPTKDPNEEALELVTPTDPGLELMKQGAVQKAPEEAHACNVLFINSVDMESLTGPQAIAKAISQTLGTNPLPAATTVHFKVSPQGITLTDSQRKIFFRRHYPINTVTYCDTDPQDRKWGKEGGGSVRLFGFVARKQGSTTDNVSHLFAELDPGQPACAIVSFVSKMMKR, via the exons CGTGCCGGTTGTCCTGCCATAGAAAATGTGAAGTGAAG GTCACCACATCATGTCAGACCACGACCAACTATGAGGTG cctccCACTCCTCAGCTGCAGTTAAAGCATGTAGATACACCG GGATCTACCAGGTCCTGTAAGAGTGTGGAGATCAGGAGAAAGCAGTCCAG GAGTCAGAGTGTGGTCCCGGCCATGGAGGACAGCTATGAGGTGGACCTGGTCTACATCACAGAGAGGATCATCTCCGTCTCCTTCCCCGCCGCCGCCGAGGAGCTCAGCTACACCAACCACCTGAAGGAGGTGGCCACCATGCTGCGCTCCAAACATGGAGAACACTACCTG ATGCTCAACCTGAGCGAGCGGAGGAATGACTTAACAAACCTACACcacaag gTCCTGGAGTTCGGTTGGCCTGACCATCACGCACCGGCGCTGGACAAGATCTGCAGCATGTGCAAGGCCATCGACACGTGGCTCAACGGAGACCCACGCAACGTGGTGGTGCTGCACAACAAG GGGAACCGAGGTCGGACGGGGGTGGTGGTGGCAGCGTACATGCACTACAGCAACATATCTGCAAG tgcCGACCAGGCGCTGGACAGGTTCGCCATGAGACGCTTCTACGAGGACAAAGCACTTCCTGTGGGCCAGCCGTCGCAGAAAAG gtacGTGCGTTACTTCAACGGCCTCCTGTCCGGACACATCAAGATCAACAACAAGCCTCTGTTCCTGCACCACGTCATCATGCACGGCATCCCCAACTTCGAGTCCAAGGGAG GCTGCCGTCCCTTCCTGAAGATCTACCAGGCCATGCAGCCGGTCTACACGTCAGGGATCTA CAACGTGCAAGGAGACAGCAACACCAGCATCTGCATCACCATCGAGCCGGGGCTGCTGCTGAAGGGAGACATCCTG CTGAAGTGTTACCACAAGCGCTACAGGAACGCCACCAGGGACGTGGTGTTCCGGGTGCAGTTCCACACCTGCGCCATCCACGACCTCGGGGTGGTGTTCGGGAAGAGCGAGCTGGACGAGACCTTCAAAGGTAACGGCTCTGCGG ATGAGAGGTTTCCAGAGTACGGGAAGGTGGAGTTTGTTTTCTCATATGGAccagagaaaatcaaagggaaag GCCTGTGCCACCTGGAGAACGGGCCGAGCGTCTCGGTGGACTACAACACCCAGGACTCCCTGATCCGCTGGGACTCGTACGAGAACTTCAACCAGCGCTGGGAGGACCCCGCGGACAGCGAGCTGG atgttGTTCACACCCAGGGTCCACTTGATGGAAGCCTCTACGCCCGCGTCCGTAAGAAAGACTCCCTGGAGGGAGTGGTCACCATCAACGGCCTCCCAGTCCTTGAAAACCCTCTGACCAATGCTAAGAGCCTGCTGCAGAGCGCCAGCCACCCGCTCCAGACCGCCGAACCGACACTTCCTGTTGCGGGCCACGCCTCCCTCCCTGCCGTCGACCACACCCTCTCCGTGAGCAGCGACTCGGGCAACTCCACCGCCTCCGTCAAGACCGATCGTACCGATGAGCACAGCCAGTCGGTGCCGAGCGCCGCCAATCACAGCAACCCGACAGCGGCCCACCCGCCCCTCAGCCCACAGGAGAAGAGGGAGCTCGACCAGCTCCTGAGCGGCCTCGAGGCGCCGGCTCACCTACGGCAAGCCTACCTGTCCACGTCCACCAGTCCTGGGGGCGGCGTGCGGCACCTGGTCCCAGCGCAGGTGCACGTCAACGGGGGCCACACCAGACTAGCCGGTGTCCGACCGACCGaggagcgagagacagacatCCTCGACGACGAGGTGCCCAACAGCCAGGAGGGCAACAGTGTGGACAGCTTGGGCACCATCTCTTCCCTGGAGGGGCAGGGGACGCCGGCTGACCTCTACTACCAATCACAGACGCCTGTCAGTGGGCAGAACGACGGGCCGTACCTGGAGAGAGGCGTCCTCGGGGAGAAGTTGAGCGAAATGCCCGTGCACGGAGTCCGAACTCCCACAGCGCTGCAGGAGAGGACGGTGGACGCTGCGTCCCCACAGGGGGGGTACAGCGGCTTCCAGAACGGAGGAGGGATGTACCGCTCGCAGTCCTTCGGGAACCCGCCTGCCGGCAGCCCTGATGCCTGCCCCACGCCGATGCCCCGCGCCCCCGAGAGGAGCACCAGCAGCCGAGAGGCCGTCCAGAGGGGTCTGAACACCTGGCACCAGTACAGCCTCCCAGACGACCCCTTCGGACCGCCGCTGCAGGCCACCCACAGCCTGCCCCACTTCCCGGCGTCGCAGCGGGACATCGAGCAGTCCATCGAGGCGCTCAACATGCTCATGCTCGACCTGGACCCCATCAACTCCCACATGTCCAAGTCTCACAGTGCGCCCCCTGGCGAAAACAGCCTGAACTCGTCCCAGGCGCCCTTCTCCCAGACGCTCGCCAGACCCTCGTACCAGGCGGACTCGGCCATCCACGGCTACAGCAGCTCGGGCTCGGTCAACAACGCCTTCCACCAGCCGCTCCGCTCGACGGGGAGAGTGTCCAACCAGAGCCCCGTCATGGAGTCTCCTGTGTACTCCCCCCAGAGGCCCAACGCCAGCTTCCAACACCAGAACACCACCCCGACACACACTCCAGAGCCCTACCTCCACCCACGCCAGGCACCGCACCACTTCCCCACCGATTTCAGCCAGCAGGCTCCTCTGAAGCCTGTGAGCTCGCACCAGGGCTCCTTGGTGTCCCACTCCCCGGACCTGCAGGGCTCGTCCCCGTACACGGGCTACAGCGCCTCGTCCTCCCCCGTCCCCGCGGTCACCCCCCAACAagatgcagaggaggagacgctcAACCTGGAAGGCCTGGTGGCTCACCGCATCGCCG AGTACAACGCTCGTATCCGGGGCCTCTGTGACAGCATATCACCTGAGTCTGACCGCCATCGCTCCTATTCCTTCTCTG GAGTTCGCTCCAGAGGAATGACCCCGGAGGTGACGCAGGAGACGGGCCGGCGCCGGACCACCAGCGAGGGTCAGTACCAGAGCAGCCACGAGAGCACGCCGCCGGTTCACTCGCCAGACTTCGCCAACAACCTGTCGCTCAACCCGGGAGGAAGACCCCGAGAG GGTCTCATGCACAGCTACCGGGAGGCGTTCGAGGACCACAAGCCGGACGGTTTTGCCTTTGGAGGCGGTGGTGAGAACTCTCCACAGACCCCCGGCTTCCCTGTGTCGCCTCAGACTCCTTACTTCAACATGT CTCGTTCTCCTGCAGGTTTGACCAAGACGCCGCTGTCCACGCTCGGACTGAAGCCGCACCACCAGGTCGGATCAG ACTCTGATTCTAACGATGGAGAGCACG ATCATCCCAGTTTTGAGGACTCGAGACAGTTCGGCGCTGGGTTCTGCTCCAGCAGCCCGGTCCACGGTGCAGACGG gaGGAGGTTTGGTTCGTCAGACAGCCCCGCCCACTCCCACCCCTACAGACCCGCCTCCCCCGAGGGCTGCCAGGTGGACATCATGGGCGTCCACACCGTCCCCGGAAGTCCCAACACCCTCCACCGCACCGTGGCCACCAACACACCGCCCAGCCCCGCCCTCCAGAGACGCCTGGGTCAAGCCAGCCCCTCCCTGGGCAGACACCCGCCTGCGTCCGGCATCCCCTCCAGCCCTCTGATTGGACGAAAGACAGCAGGCGCCGGCGTGCCTCCCAGCCCCCTGATGGGGCGCCGCACGGCAGCGAGTGGCCACAGCACCCCCGATGAGCTGGGGGCCGCCTCTCGCCAGGGGAGCGCCCCGCCGCCGTCCACGCCGGCCTTCCCCGTGTCCCCGCAGCTGCCGGAGAAGAGACACATGTCCAGCGGAGACGCAGAGAGGATGGACAACAATAACATGACGCCAACACCGGCCAGCGGGGGCAGCACGCCGAATCTGACCGGCCCTCGCACAGTCCCAGACCTCCCCAAGTCCATATATG ACGACTGTCCCGACATCAAGATGAACGTGAAGTTCGTCCAGGACACGTCCAGGTTCTGGTACAAGCCCGACATCTCCAGAGAGCAAG cCATCAACCTGCTGAAGGACAGGGAGCCCGGGGCCTTCATCATCCGGGACAGCCACTCGTTCCGGGGGGCGTACGGTCTGGCCATGAAGGTGGCCTGCCCCCCTCCGACTGCCCAGCAAACCAAGAAAG tcGGGGACCTGACCACCGAGCTGGTGAGACACTTCCTGATCGAGACCAGTCCTAAGGGCGTGCGTCTGAAGGGTTGTCCCAACGAGCCGTACTTCGGGTGTCTGTCCGCTCTGGTTTACCAACACTCCATGACTCCACTGGCTCTGCCCTGCAAACTGATGATCCCCACCAAAG ATCCCAACGAGGAGGCCTTGGAGCTGGTGACGCCCACTGATCCTGGGCTGGAGCTCATGAAACAAGGAGCAG TTCAGAAGGCTCCTGAAGAAGCTCATG cctGTAACGTCCTCTTCATCAACTCTGTGGACATGGAGTCTCTCACTGGTCCTCAGGCCATAGCCAAGGCGATCAGTCAGACCCTGGGGACCAACCCGCTGCCGGCGGCCACCACCGTCCACTTCAAGGTGTCCCCACAGGGCATCACACTCACGGACAGCCAGAGGAA gatCTTCTTCAGGCGACATTATCCCATCAACACAGTGACCTACTGTGACACCGATCCCCAGGACAGGAA ATGGGGAAAAGAAGGAGGCGGCTCCGTCAG ACTCTTTGGATTCGTGGCGAGGAAACAAGGAAGCACGACGGACAACGTGAGCCACCTGTTCGCGGAGCTGGACCCGGGTCAGCCCGCCTGCGCCATCGTCAGCTTCGTCTCCAAAATGATGAAGCGGTGA
- the tns1a gene encoding tensin-1 isoform X3: MARLNWCLAAVISWGKFLFACFFPLRGAKRDKPDELEGVHTHTFKLKPFKKAKSCDICKQAITKEGLICKACRLSCHRKCEVKVTTSCQTTTNYEVPPTPQLQLKHVDTPGSTRSCKSVEIRRKQSRSQSVVPAMEDSYEVDLVYITERIISVSFPAAAEELSYTNHLKEVATMLRSKHGEHYLMLNLSERRNDLTNLHHKVLEFGWPDHHAPALDKICSMCKAIDTWLNGDPRNVVVLHNKGNRGRTGVVVAAYMHYSNISASADQALDRFAMRRFYEDKALPVGQPSQKRYVRYFNGLLSGHIKINNKPLFLHHVIMHGIPNFESKGGCRPFLKIYQAMQPVYTSGIYNVQGDSNTSICITIEPGLLLKGDILLKCYHKRYRNATRDVVFRVQFHTCAIHDLGVVFGKSELDETFKGNGSADERFPEYGKVEFVFSYGPEKIKGKGLCHLENGPSVSVDYNTQDSLIRWDSYENFNQRWEDPADSELDVVHTQGPLDGSLYARVRKKDSLEGVVTINGLPVLENPLTNAKSLLQSASHPLQTAEPTLPVAGHASLPAVDHTLSVSSDSGNSTASVKTDRTDEHSQSVPSAANHSNPTAAHPPLSPQEKRELDQLLSGLEAPAHLRQAYLSTSTSPGGGVRHLVPAQVHVNGGHTRLAGVRPTEERETDILDDEVPNSQEGNSVDSLGTISSLEGQGTPADLYYQSQTPVSGQNDGPYLERGVLGEKLSEMPVHGVRTPTALQERTVDAASPQGGYSGFQNGGGMYRSQSFGNPPAGSPDACPTPMPRAPERSTSSREAVQRGLNTWHQYSLPDDPFGPPLQATHSLPHFPASQRDIEQSIEALNMLMLDLDPINSHMSKSHSAPPGENSLNSSQAPFSQTLARPSYQADSAIHGYSSSGSVNNAFHQPLRSTGRVSNQSPVMESPVYSPQRPNASFQHQNTTPTHTPEPYLHPRQAPHHFPTDFSQQAPLKPVSSHQGSLVSHSPDLQGSSPYTGYSASSSPVPAVTPQQDAEEETLNLEGLVAHRIAEYNARIRGLCDSISPESDRHRSYSFSGVRSRGMTPEVTQETGRRRTTSEGQYQSSHESTPPVHSPDFANNLSLNPGGRPREGLMHSYREAFEDHKPDGFAFGGGGENSPQTPGFPVSPQTPYFNMSRSPAGLTKTPLSTLGLKPHHQVGSDSDSNDGEHDHPSFEDSRQFGAGFCSSSPVHGADGRRFGSSDSPAHSHPYRPASPEGCQVDIMGVHTVPGSPNTLHRTVATNTPPSPALQRRLGQASPSLGRHPPASGIPSSPLIGRKTAGAGVPPSPLMGRRTAASGHSTPDELGAASRQGSAPPPSTPAFPVSPQLPEKRHMSSGDAERMDNNNMTPTPASGGSTPNLTGPRTVPDLPKSIYDDCPDIKMNVKFVQDTSRFWYKPDISREQAINLLKDREPGAFIIRDSHSFRGAYGLAMKVACPPPTAQQTKKVGDLTTELVRHFLIETSPKGVRLKGCPNEPYFGCLSALVYQHSMTPLALPCKLMIPTKDPNEEALELVTPTDPGLELMKQGAACNVLFINSVDMESLTGPQAIAKAISQTLGTNPLPAATTVHFKVSPQGITLTDSQRKIFFRRHYPINTVTYCDTDPQDRKWGKEGGGSVRLFGFVARKQGSTTDNVSHLFAELDPGQPACAIVSFVSKMMKR, translated from the exons CGTGCCGGTTGTCCTGCCATAGAAAATGTGAAGTGAAG GTCACCACATCATGTCAGACCACGACCAACTATGAGGTG cctccCACTCCTCAGCTGCAGTTAAAGCATGTAGATACACCG GGATCTACCAGGTCCTGTAAGAGTGTGGAGATCAGGAGAAAGCAGTCCAG GAGTCAGAGTGTGGTCCCGGCCATGGAGGACAGCTATGAGGTGGACCTGGTCTACATCACAGAGAGGATCATCTCCGTCTCCTTCCCCGCCGCCGCCGAGGAGCTCAGCTACACCAACCACCTGAAGGAGGTGGCCACCATGCTGCGCTCCAAACATGGAGAACACTACCTG ATGCTCAACCTGAGCGAGCGGAGGAATGACTTAACAAACCTACACcacaag gTCCTGGAGTTCGGTTGGCCTGACCATCACGCACCGGCGCTGGACAAGATCTGCAGCATGTGCAAGGCCATCGACACGTGGCTCAACGGAGACCCACGCAACGTGGTGGTGCTGCACAACAAG GGGAACCGAGGTCGGACGGGGGTGGTGGTGGCAGCGTACATGCACTACAGCAACATATCTGCAAG tgcCGACCAGGCGCTGGACAGGTTCGCCATGAGACGCTTCTACGAGGACAAAGCACTTCCTGTGGGCCAGCCGTCGCAGAAAAG gtacGTGCGTTACTTCAACGGCCTCCTGTCCGGACACATCAAGATCAACAACAAGCCTCTGTTCCTGCACCACGTCATCATGCACGGCATCCCCAACTTCGAGTCCAAGGGAG GCTGCCGTCCCTTCCTGAAGATCTACCAGGCCATGCAGCCGGTCTACACGTCAGGGATCTA CAACGTGCAAGGAGACAGCAACACCAGCATCTGCATCACCATCGAGCCGGGGCTGCTGCTGAAGGGAGACATCCTG CTGAAGTGTTACCACAAGCGCTACAGGAACGCCACCAGGGACGTGGTGTTCCGGGTGCAGTTCCACACCTGCGCCATCCACGACCTCGGGGTGGTGTTCGGGAAGAGCGAGCTGGACGAGACCTTCAAAGGTAACGGCTCTGCGG ATGAGAGGTTTCCAGAGTACGGGAAGGTGGAGTTTGTTTTCTCATATGGAccagagaaaatcaaagggaaag GCCTGTGCCACCTGGAGAACGGGCCGAGCGTCTCGGTGGACTACAACACCCAGGACTCCCTGATCCGCTGGGACTCGTACGAGAACTTCAACCAGCGCTGGGAGGACCCCGCGGACAGCGAGCTGG atgttGTTCACACCCAGGGTCCACTTGATGGAAGCCTCTACGCCCGCGTCCGTAAGAAAGACTCCCTGGAGGGAGTGGTCACCATCAACGGCCTCCCAGTCCTTGAAAACCCTCTGACCAATGCTAAGAGCCTGCTGCAGAGCGCCAGCCACCCGCTCCAGACCGCCGAACCGACACTTCCTGTTGCGGGCCACGCCTCCCTCCCTGCCGTCGACCACACCCTCTCCGTGAGCAGCGACTCGGGCAACTCCACCGCCTCCGTCAAGACCGATCGTACCGATGAGCACAGCCAGTCGGTGCCGAGCGCCGCCAATCACAGCAACCCGACAGCGGCCCACCCGCCCCTCAGCCCACAGGAGAAGAGGGAGCTCGACCAGCTCCTGAGCGGCCTCGAGGCGCCGGCTCACCTACGGCAAGCCTACCTGTCCACGTCCACCAGTCCTGGGGGCGGCGTGCGGCACCTGGTCCCAGCGCAGGTGCACGTCAACGGGGGCCACACCAGACTAGCCGGTGTCCGACCGACCGaggagcgagagacagacatCCTCGACGACGAGGTGCCCAACAGCCAGGAGGGCAACAGTGTGGACAGCTTGGGCACCATCTCTTCCCTGGAGGGGCAGGGGACGCCGGCTGACCTCTACTACCAATCACAGACGCCTGTCAGTGGGCAGAACGACGGGCCGTACCTGGAGAGAGGCGTCCTCGGGGAGAAGTTGAGCGAAATGCCCGTGCACGGAGTCCGAACTCCCACAGCGCTGCAGGAGAGGACGGTGGACGCTGCGTCCCCACAGGGGGGGTACAGCGGCTTCCAGAACGGAGGAGGGATGTACCGCTCGCAGTCCTTCGGGAACCCGCCTGCCGGCAGCCCTGATGCCTGCCCCACGCCGATGCCCCGCGCCCCCGAGAGGAGCACCAGCAGCCGAGAGGCCGTCCAGAGGGGTCTGAACACCTGGCACCAGTACAGCCTCCCAGACGACCCCTTCGGACCGCCGCTGCAGGCCACCCACAGCCTGCCCCACTTCCCGGCGTCGCAGCGGGACATCGAGCAGTCCATCGAGGCGCTCAACATGCTCATGCTCGACCTGGACCCCATCAACTCCCACATGTCCAAGTCTCACAGTGCGCCCCCTGGCGAAAACAGCCTGAACTCGTCCCAGGCGCCCTTCTCCCAGACGCTCGCCAGACCCTCGTACCAGGCGGACTCGGCCATCCACGGCTACAGCAGCTCGGGCTCGGTCAACAACGCCTTCCACCAGCCGCTCCGCTCGACGGGGAGAGTGTCCAACCAGAGCCCCGTCATGGAGTCTCCTGTGTACTCCCCCCAGAGGCCCAACGCCAGCTTCCAACACCAGAACACCACCCCGACACACACTCCAGAGCCCTACCTCCACCCACGCCAGGCACCGCACCACTTCCCCACCGATTTCAGCCAGCAGGCTCCTCTGAAGCCTGTGAGCTCGCACCAGGGCTCCTTGGTGTCCCACTCCCCGGACCTGCAGGGCTCGTCCCCGTACACGGGCTACAGCGCCTCGTCCTCCCCCGTCCCCGCGGTCACCCCCCAACAagatgcagaggaggagacgctcAACCTGGAAGGCCTGGTGGCTCACCGCATCGCCG AGTACAACGCTCGTATCCGGGGCCTCTGTGACAGCATATCACCTGAGTCTGACCGCCATCGCTCCTATTCCTTCTCTG GAGTTCGCTCCAGAGGAATGACCCCGGAGGTGACGCAGGAGACGGGCCGGCGCCGGACCACCAGCGAGGGTCAGTACCAGAGCAGCCACGAGAGCACGCCGCCGGTTCACTCGCCAGACTTCGCCAACAACCTGTCGCTCAACCCGGGAGGAAGACCCCGAGAG GGTCTCATGCACAGCTACCGGGAGGCGTTCGAGGACCACAAGCCGGACGGTTTTGCCTTTGGAGGCGGTGGTGAGAACTCTCCACAGACCCCCGGCTTCCCTGTGTCGCCTCAGACTCCTTACTTCAACATGT CTCGTTCTCCTGCAGGTTTGACCAAGACGCCGCTGTCCACGCTCGGACTGAAGCCGCACCACCAGGTCGGATCAG ACTCTGATTCTAACGATGGAGAGCACG ATCATCCCAGTTTTGAGGACTCGAGACAGTTCGGCGCTGGGTTCTGCTCCAGCAGCCCGGTCCACGGTGCAGACGG gaGGAGGTTTGGTTCGTCAGACAGCCCCGCCCACTCCCACCCCTACAGACCCGCCTCCCCCGAGGGCTGCCAGGTGGACATCATGGGCGTCCACACCGTCCCCGGAAGTCCCAACACCCTCCACCGCACCGTGGCCACCAACACACCGCCCAGCCCCGCCCTCCAGAGACGCCTGGGTCAAGCCAGCCCCTCCCTGGGCAGACACCCGCCTGCGTCCGGCATCCCCTCCAGCCCTCTGATTGGACGAAAGACAGCAGGCGCCGGCGTGCCTCCCAGCCCCCTGATGGGGCGCCGCACGGCAGCGAGTGGCCACAGCACCCCCGATGAGCTGGGGGCCGCCTCTCGCCAGGGGAGCGCCCCGCCGCCGTCCACGCCGGCCTTCCCCGTGTCCCCGCAGCTGCCGGAGAAGAGACACATGTCCAGCGGAGACGCAGAGAGGATGGACAACAATAACATGACGCCAACACCGGCCAGCGGGGGCAGCACGCCGAATCTGACCGGCCCTCGCACAGTCCCAGACCTCCCCAAGTCCATATATG ACGACTGTCCCGACATCAAGATGAACGTGAAGTTCGTCCAGGACACGTCCAGGTTCTGGTACAAGCCCGACATCTCCAGAGAGCAAG cCATCAACCTGCTGAAGGACAGGGAGCCCGGGGCCTTCATCATCCGGGACAGCCACTCGTTCCGGGGGGCGTACGGTCTGGCCATGAAGGTGGCCTGCCCCCCTCCGACTGCCCAGCAAACCAAGAAAG tcGGGGACCTGACCACCGAGCTGGTGAGACACTTCCTGATCGAGACCAGTCCTAAGGGCGTGCGTCTGAAGGGTTGTCCCAACGAGCCGTACTTCGGGTGTCTGTCCGCTCTGGTTTACCAACACTCCATGACTCCACTGGCTCTGCCCTGCAAACTGATGATCCCCACCAAAG ATCCCAACGAGGAGGCCTTGGAGCTGGTGACGCCCACTGATCCTGGGCTGGAGCTCATGAAACAAGGAGCAG cctGTAACGTCCTCTTCATCAACTCTGTGGACATGGAGTCTCTCACTGGTCCTCAGGCCATAGCCAAGGCGATCAGTCAGACCCTGGGGACCAACCCGCTGCCGGCGGCCACCACCGTCCACTTCAAGGTGTCCCCACAGGGCATCACACTCACGGACAGCCAGAGGAA gatCTTCTTCAGGCGACATTATCCCATCAACACAGTGACCTACTGTGACACCGATCCCCAGGACAGGAA ATGGGGAAAAGAAGGAGGCGGCTCCGTCAG ACTCTTTGGATTCGTGGCGAGGAAACAAGGAAGCACGACGGACAACGTGAGCCACCTGTTCGCGGAGCTGGACCCGGGTCAGCCCGCCTGCGCCATCGTCAGCTTCGTCTCCAAAATGATGAAGCGGTGA